GATGGAGCCTTTATGAAAGATTTGGGGCAAGCTAAAAAATTGGCTGAAAGAATGATTGAAATTGGAAAAGGTGCTGGAAGGAAAGTTAAGGTTGTACTTAGCAATATGGATGAACCGCTTGGGCATGCAATTGGAAATGCAAACGAAATTATAGAAGCAATTGAATTTTTAAAGGGAAATGGTGCTTCTGACGTAAAAGAAGTTGTTTATACGATTGCAGGACTTGCCTTGAAGGAAAAAGGTGAAATATCAGAATTAAGTGAGGCAAAAGAAAAAATTGATGAAGTAATAAAAAACGGAACAGCATTACAGATATTGGCAGAATTTATTGGGGAAAGCGGTGGAAATAAAGACCTTGTAAATGACTACGGACTACTTCCAAAAGCCAGCTATGTAATGGAAATTTTTTCTGAAAATGAAGGATATATAAAAAAAATAAAAACAGAAGAAATTGGAAAAGCAGCAATGATTATTGGTGCAGGCCGTGCTAAAAAAGAAGATGAAGTTGACCATGCAGTTGGAATAAATATCTTTAGAAAAGTTGGAGAAAAAATAGGAAAAAATGAAAAAATTGCTGAAATTTACTATAATGATGATAAAAATGTGAACGAATCTAAAAATATGGTTATAGATGCATTTGTAATAACATCAGAAAAAGTTGAAGAGCCAAAGGCAATTTTTGAAATAATAGAATAATATTAAAGTTTAAGTGCATTTGATAGAATTTTTAAGATTAAATTTTTAATTTTTTTATTCTGTCAAAAGCACTTTTTTGTAATAGACAAAAAACATAATAAATGATATAATAAATAGATTTTTAATAAATTTAAAATATTAAAATTTTTAGGAGTGAGAAAAATAGTTATAGATAAAAGAAAAAGTGTAATGCTTGTAATGACTTGTATTATTTTTATGATGACTTATTCAAGTTTAGCGGGAACCCCTACTTTTAGTCGTAAACTAAGTATTTTTGTAGATGAAAATAATTTAAGCCATGAGGATATTTACGATTTAATTGTGAAAATCAATCAATTCAAGAGCAGAGATAATAAGCAGTTGGCACAGGAATTGAAAAAAATTGGAAAAAGAAAAGAAAAAGAGAAACAAAACAATGATTTATTTTTATCATTAGAAAAAAATCAGGATATTATATTTTCTAGGGATGGAAATTGGCAAAAAATAGATAAAATTTCTAAAAATAATCACAATATTTATGTTTTTTTTATGAAAAGAAATGAAAATAACTTGAGAATACGGGAATAAATGCCAAATATTTTATAACCTATAAAAATAAATAAAGAAAGGAAAGATAAAATGTTAAAGAAAATAGGAGAAAAAATATTTGGAACATCAGATGATAGAGAAATAAAGAAAATGCAAAAATTGGTAAATAAAATCAATGAAGTTGAACCACTTTTTGCGAAATTGACAGATGAACAATTGAGCCATAAAACAACAGAATTTAAAAAAAGATTAGAAAAGGAAACATTAGATGACATATTAGTGGAAGCATTTGCAACAGTTAGAGAAGCTTCAAAAAGACTTATGGGAATGCGTCACTATGATGTTCAGCTCATAGGTGGAATGATTCTTCACAAAGGAAGCATTGCAGAAATGAAGACAGGGGAAGGTAAGACTTTGATGGCTACACTTCCAATCTATTTAAATGCTTTGACTGGTAAAGGAGTGCATGTCGTAACAGTTAATGACTATCTTGCTAAACGGGATAGAGATATTATGGCAGGACTTTTTGAGTTTCTAGGATTGACTTCGGGAGTAGTTGTTGGAAATATTACCCCAGAGCAAAGAAAAGAGGCATATAACTGTGATATTACTTATGGAACAAATAATGAATTTGGATTTGATTATTTGAGAGACAACATGGTTGGAGAACTTGAAGAAAAAGTTCAGCGTGGACATAATTATGTTATTGTCGATGAGATTGACTCAATCTTAATTGATGAGGCAAGAACGCCACTTATTATTTCAGGAGCTGCTGAAGAAACTACAGAATGGTACAATACTTTTGCTGAAGTAGCAAAAGTGCTTAAGAGAAGTTACAAGACAGAAGAAATTAAAGACAAAAAAAATACTGTAATTCCTGATGAAGACTGGGAAGATTATGAAGTTGACGAAAAATCGCACACAGTTACAATTACTGATAAAGGAATAAAAAATGTTGAAAGAATATTAAAAATTGATAATTTATATTCACCAGAGTATGTTGAACTTACGCATTTCTTAACACAGGCTTTGAAAGCAAAAGAGTTATTTAAGCTAGATAGGGATTATATTATTAATGATGATAATGAAGTTATCATAGTTGATGAATTTACAGGACGTCTTATGGAAGGAAGACGTTATTCAGATGGACTGCATCAAGCGATTGAAGCAAAAGAAAAACTGGAAGTTGCTGGAGAAAATCAGACTCTTGCAACAATTACATTACAAAATTATTTTAGAATGTATGAAAAACTGTCAGGAATGACGGGGACTGCAAAAACAGAAGAAGATGAATTTAAACAAATTTATAATCTAAAAGTTATTGTAGTGCCTACAAATAGACCTGTTGCCAGAGTTGATCTGCCAGATGTTATCTATATGAATAAAAAAGCTAAATATAAAGCAATAGCAAGAAAAATAGAAGAACTTTATGAAAAAGGGCAGCCAGTCCTTGTCGGGACAGCTTCAATTCAGCATTCAGAAGAAGTATCAGCTTTACTAAAAAAAGCAAGAATACCGCATGAAATATTAAATGCAAAACATCATGAAAGAGAAGCTGAAATTATTGCACAGGCTGGACGTTTCAAAACAGTAACAATCGCTACAAATATGGCTGGTCGTGGAACAGATATAAAACTTGGTGGAGATGCAGAATCTTTCGCAACAAAAGTTGCTGTTAAAGGAACACCTGAATATGAAGATGTATACAAAACTTATGTAAAAGAATGTGAAGAAGACAAAAAACGTGTTATCGAAGCTGGAGGATTGTTTATTTTAGGAACAGAAAGACATGAAAGCAGACGTATAGATAATCAGTTGAGAGGGCGTGCTGGACGTCAAGGAGATCCAGGGACATCAGAGTTTTATCTTTCATTAGATGACGATTTGATGAGATTGTTTGGTGGAGATAGGCTAAAAGCCATGATGAAAATGTTAAAAATTGACGAAGATGAAGAAATTCGTCATAAACAAATCAGTAAAGCTGTAGAAAATGCACAAAAACGTATTGAAAGCAGAAACTTTTCATCAAGAAAAAGTCTTATTGAATATGATGATGTAAATAATACTCAAAGAGAAGTTGTCTATGAACAAAGAGACGCTATTTTGAAAAATGAGAATTTGAAAGAATTAATTACAAATATGATTTCAGATACTGTAGATGACATTGTAAATTCAGCTTATGTGGGTGAAGGAAATGGTGAAAAAGACTTTAATTTATTGTCTGATAAACTTTATGAAACATTTGAATATAAAATTTCAGAAGATTTACAAAATGCTAGTGCAGATGAAATTTCAAATAAAGTCTATGATGACTTGATAAAAATTTATGATGAAAAAGAAGAAGCAATAGGACAAGAAGTCTTTAGAAGAATTGAAAAATATATTATGCTGGAAGTATTGGACACTAAATGGAGACAGCATTTGAAAGACTTGACAGAATTGCGTGAAGGAATAAGATTACGTTCTTATGGACAGAGAAATCCTATTCATGACTATAAAATTGTCGCTTTTGATATTTATAATGAAATGATTGATGCAATAAAACGTGAGACAAGTTCATTTATATTAAAACTAAGAGTTCGTGGCGAGGAAGATACAAATAACTTGACACATGAAGAAGTTTCAAATGTAAGATATGAGCATGAGGAAAATGAAATGTTAGGAGATGATGTTTCAGATAGAACATCAAATGACTCACAACGTCCACTTTCAAGAAGAGAAAGAAGAGAACGTGAAAGAAGAAATGTATAATACTTTTTGATCTGATAAACTAAAAATATGGTATTAAGAAAATCTATACCATATTTTTTATTTATATAATTATTATTTTAATTGAAATTCTAAGAAAAATAGGTTAAAATATAACAATAATAAAAAATATTGAAACTAAATAAGGGGGAATGTGGATGAATAAAAATGTAGCGGCCTTTTTTGACATAGATGGAACAATTTATAGAGATTCTTTGCTAATTGAGCATTTTAAGATGCTTGTGCAGTATGAATATATTGATATGATGACTTGGGAAGGGAAAGTTAAAGAAAAATTTTCTAAATGGGAAAATAGAACTGGGGATTATGACGATTATCTCGATGAACTTGTGCAGACTTATATGGAAGCTCTAAAGAATTTTAGCAAGGAGGATATGGATTTTATTGCTAAAAGGGTAATGGAGCTAAAAGGTGACAAGGTTTATCGCTATACACGTGAAAGATTAAAGTACCACAAAGAAAGAAATCATAAAGTTATAATTATTTCTGGGAGTCCAGACTTTCTTGTAAGCAAAATGGCTGAAAGGTATGGAGTTAAAGATTATAAGGCCTCTATTTATGAAGTTAATGAAAATGGTATTTTTACAGGAAAAGTAACTCCAATGTGGGATGCCAAAAGTAAACAAAAAGCAATAGCAGATTTTTGTAAAATGTACGAAATAGATTTGACAAAATCATATGCTTATGGGGATACAACTGGTGATCTGACAATGTTTAAAAACGTAGGAAACGCCATTGCTATAAATCCTGCTAAAAAATTACTTCAAAAAATAAAAAGAGATAAAGAATTGAAGGAAAAAGTAATGATAGTTGTAGAAAGAAAAGATGTTATCTATAAATTAAAAGCAGATGTGGATATTATATAAATTGACGTTAAACGAATATATTTTTCAATCAGAAATATAATTTGATAAAATAACTTTTTGTAAATATGTAAAAATTAAATTAATTAAAGAAAAGATGATAATCATGGATAAAAATTTAAAGATAGTTTATTTAGACAGAGTTACAGCTGGGCCGATTGATTTGAAAGAAAGATTTTCTAAATATGGTGAATATATTGAGTATGGAGATACTGATTCTAGCGAAATTGACGAAAGAATAAAGGATGTGGATGTTGTAATAACGACCCGGATAAAATTGGGGAAAAAGCAATTTGAGAAGGCTGAAAAACTTAAATTGATACTTGTTACAGCGACAGGATTTAACCATATTGATGTGAAAAGCGCAAATGAGTTTGGGATAAAAGTGGCAAATGTTTCGGGGTATTCGACTAATTCTGTGGCACAGCTTGCGATTACTTTTTTATTGAACGGATTGACACCTGTTAATAGATATTATGATGAAGTTAAGGATGGAAAATGGATGGATATTACTGTTCCTGATTATCAGAAATATCCGATAGACGATGTGAATGGAAAAATATTAGGAATTGTAGGATTTGGAAATATTGGTAAGAGAGTCGCTCAAGTCGCAGAGATATTGGGAATGGAAGTGTTGGTTGCGAAGAATACTGAAAAAGATAATGCAAAAACTGGCTCTGTAATTGAAAAAGATGGATTTTTACGTTATGATTTGGATGAAGTGCTTGAAAAATGCGATATTTTGACACTTCATGTCCCGCTGACTGATTCAACACGAAATCTTATAAATCTTGACAAAATGAAAAAAATGAAGAAAAGTGCGGTAATTTTGAATCTTGCAAGAGGGCCTGTAATAAATCAGGAAGATTTGTATTTTGCACTAAAAAATAAAATAATAAAATCAGCGGCCATTGATGTTACAAGTGTTGAGCCAATTGAAAAAAATTCTAAATTATTTCAGCTGGATAATATTTTAATTACACCGCATATTGCTTGGAAATCTGAAAAAAGTATGATAAAACTGATGGACGATGTTGAGAAAAATTTAAAATTGTTTCTTGAAGGAAGACTGGAAGGCTTAAAATAGGGAAAGCTTTTCAAAAATATTACATAAAGTTTTGTACAAGACTAATATTTTAAGAAATGCTTAAAAAAAAATTTTACTAGGAATGCGAAAGAGGTGAATATAATGCTGATAAGTAATTTTAGTGGCATAAAACTTGAATTTGATGGACTTTATTATGGAGGAAATTATGAAATTGAAATTTTTCCAGATGGGAGATTTTATTATTCATATATTGAAAATACTTCAGTTGAGCTAAAAAAAGGATCTTTCCAGATTAATCAGAAGGAAATTATGATTTTTGAAGAAATGATGGATTATTTTGAACTTTTGAAAAATCAAAGTAATTATATGATAAATGAGTTTAATTTTGGGAATGGAGTGCTTGTTATTCAGAAAAATAATGGACGTGAGGAAAAAATTAGGCTTGGCAAGGAAATGATGTTTGAATATGCCAAAACATTAATTGATAAATATACAAAAAAATCAAAAAGGCTCTTTTTACTCGATACTTATTTGGAAGGAGCTAAATATATCAGAAATTTTGCAATTAAAATTAAAGATGAAGTTCAATTGGATTTATTCCGTGAATTTAACGGCATTTCGCTAAATGCAGTCGCTATGTATAATTCCAAAAAGGAAAAAGTTGGATATTTGCCAAAAAATCAAAGTGAAATTATTGCAAGAATGATTGATGCTGGGAAAAAGTTTATCGCAGTACCGATTCCTTATGATGAGGAGATAGCTCTTAAAATTTATCTTGTAGATTAATTAATATAAAATTAAAAAATAATATTGACAAATAAATGTTTTTGATGTAAAATAATACTAGATAATTAAAATTAAATTAATTTAAAAAATAGTACTATTATTTAATTGTCAAAAATAAAACAGGGGGAATAATTATGGGATTCAGATTGAGTGTAAAAGGGCAAGAAAATGAAATTTTACTTGATAAGGAAAGCATTCTGGATGTAAAATACATTTCTGAAACGCCCGATGACTCGAATGCGAGAGCAACGGACTTGGGGGTAATCTTGGAAATTCGTGGGAAAATACTGGCAGCAGCAAATGGAGAAACAGAAGACGACACAAGAAAAGTAGCACAATGGTCGTTAGTACCATCAGAAGCAAGCGATGCCTACAGACAAGCCAGTCTTGAAATAATTTCAGCAGGACAGATGGTAAGAAAAATCGATATGACAAACGTATTTGTAGTTGATTATATTGAGGAATATGGAAATCAAGCTGGAACTGGAACTTTTTCACTAAAAATAAAACAGAAGAAGGAAAAGGTGAAGGAAGTGGCAATCGAAGGCGGATATGCAACACAGGAAGCCTAGTTTAGTGAATTAGAATTTTTAAAATTCTAAAATATATCAAAAATATAAAAGCATTTTTGAACTTTGGAAAATTTTTGTAAGTAAAATTATATAAAAGTAAAAATAATCTCTTTTTTCCTAAATTTTATCTAGGATTAGAGGTTATTTTTTTATTAATGCTATTCCCTTTTTAAATAGCTGATGTTTAATAAATTTTGAATTACATACTATATTAGTAAAGAATTAAAATGTTTTGTCCTTAATGATAGTTTCTATTTTATAATGAGATTTAATATTAGATTATTTTCCATTTAAATAGGAATAAATATAAGAGAGATTGAATGCATATTAAATTTGAGAAAAAATGTAAAAAATGGTAAAATATATAAATATAAATATTGTTAAAATTAAAAAAAGAAATGAGGAATAATTAAGTTGAAAAGAGCGGTTATATTGGATACGAGTGCGATTATGTATAGAAGTCATTTTGCACTAATGGGAATGAGAAATAGTAACGG
Above is a genomic segment from Leptotrichia hongkongensis containing:
- the secA gene encoding preprotein translocase subunit SecA, with protein sequence MLKKIGEKIFGTSDDREIKKMQKLVNKINEVEPLFAKLTDEQLSHKTTEFKKRLEKETLDDILVEAFATVREASKRLMGMRHYDVQLIGGMILHKGSIAEMKTGEGKTLMATLPIYLNALTGKGVHVVTVNDYLAKRDRDIMAGLFEFLGLTSGVVVGNITPEQRKEAYNCDITYGTNNEFGFDYLRDNMVGELEEKVQRGHNYVIVDEIDSILIDEARTPLIISGAAEETTEWYNTFAEVAKVLKRSYKTEEIKDKKNTVIPDEDWEDYEVDEKSHTVTITDKGIKNVERILKIDNLYSPEYVELTHFLTQALKAKELFKLDRDYIINDDNEVIIVDEFTGRLMEGRRYSDGLHQAIEAKEKLEVAGENQTLATITLQNYFRMYEKLSGMTGTAKTEEDEFKQIYNLKVIVVPTNRPVARVDLPDVIYMNKKAKYKAIARKIEELYEKGQPVLVGTASIQHSEEVSALLKKARIPHEILNAKHHEREAEIIAQAGRFKTVTIATNMAGRGTDIKLGGDAESFATKVAVKGTPEYEDVYKTYVKECEEDKKRVIEAGGLFILGTERHESRRIDNQLRGRAGRQGDPGTSEFYLSLDDDLMRLFGGDRLKAMMKMLKIDEDEEIRHKQISKAVENAQKRIESRNFSSRKSLIEYDDVNNTQREVVYEQRDAILKNENLKELITNMISDTVDDIVNSAYVGEGNGEKDFNLLSDKLYETFEYKISEDLQNASADEISNKVYDDLIKIYDEKEEAIGQEVFRRIEKYIMLEVLDTKWRQHLKDLTELREGIRLRSYGQRNPIHDYKIVAFDIYNEMIDAIKRETSSFILKLRVRGEEDTNNLTHEEVSNVRYEHEENEMLGDDVSDRTSNDSQRPLSRRERRERERRNV
- a CDS encoding NAD(P)-dependent oxidoreductase, which produces MDKNLKIVYLDRVTAGPIDLKERFSKYGEYIEYGDTDSSEIDERIKDVDVVITTRIKLGKKQFEKAEKLKLILVTATGFNHIDVKSANEFGIKVANVSGYSTNSVAQLAITFLLNGLTPVNRYYDEVKDGKWMDITVPDYQKYPIDDVNGKILGIVGFGNIGKRVAQVAEILGMEVLVAKNTEKDNAKTGSVIEKDGFLRYDLDEVLEKCDILTLHVPLTDSTRNLINLDKMKKMKKSAVILNLARGPVINQEDLYFALKNKIIKSAAIDVTSVEPIEKNSKLFQLDNILITPHIAWKSEKSMIKLMDDVEKNLKLFLEGRLEGLK
- a CDS encoding HIRAN domain-containing protein, whose amino-acid sequence is MLISNFSGIKLEFDGLYYGGNYEIEIFPDGRFYYSYIENTSVELKKGSFQINQKEIMIFEEMMDYFELLKNQSNYMINEFNFGNGVLVIQKNNGREEKIRLGKEMMFEYAKTLIDKYTKKSKRLFLLDTYLEGAKYIRNFAIKIKDEVQLDLFREFNGISLNAVAMYNSKKEKVGYLPKNQSEIIARMIDAGKKFIAVPIPYDEEIALKIYLVD
- a CDS encoding HAD family hydrolase translates to MNKNVAAFFDIDGTIYRDSLLIEHFKMLVQYEYIDMMTWEGKVKEKFSKWENRTGDYDDYLDELVQTYMEALKNFSKEDMDFIAKRVMELKGDKVYRYTRERLKYHKERNHKVIIISGSPDFLVSKMAERYGVKDYKASIYEVNENGIFTGKVTPMWDAKSKQKAIADFCKMYEIDLTKSYAYGDTTGDLTMFKNVGNAIAINPAKKLLQKIKRDKELKEKVMIVVERKDVIYKLKADVDII
- a CDS encoding thymidine phosphorylase, which encodes MRAVDIIEKKRDNLKLSDTEIEFLLNEYLAGNVPDYQMSAFLMGVYFNDMTQEELLKFTMVMRDSGDVIKFDEIDRFLVDKHSTGGVGDKVTVILSPILSALGMGNVKLSGKGLGHTGGTIDKFESIKGFKFSTTKEELVKIANKTGVGLMGYSDKIVPLDKKLYSLRDVTATVPSIPLIASSIMSKKLAIYSDVIILDVKVGDGAFMKDLGQAKKLAERMIEIGKGAGRKVKVVLSNMDEPLGHAIGNANEIIEAIEFLKGNGASDVKEVVYTIAGLALKEKGEISELSEAKEKIDEVIKNGTALQILAEFIGESGGNKDLVNDYGLLPKASYVMEIFSENEGYIKKIKTEEIGKAAMIIGAGRAKKEDEVDHAVGINIFRKVGEKIGKNEKIAEIYYNDDKNVNESKNMVIDAFVITSEKVEEPKAIFEIIE